The Solanum stenotomum isolate F172 unplaced genomic scaffold, ASM1918654v1 scaffold18646, whole genome shotgun sequence genome window below encodes:
- the LOC125850694 gene encoding acyltransferase Pun1-like: protein MYAIDSYRKYRKEQNVKKEEQNVKLKVLREVNQQREDRILTERESCFPLHPYMYSTPLRGTLLEEEEKGTLKDNVTIECDDHGAEFFKVEINSSMNEVIHNPDLTFPHGLSWWHSSLTTSGALIVAQLSHFECGGIALRLCMSHKVGDACSAYYFLRDWAELTRDPKLTLSPPYFAKDSLMPSPFDGPLLSHVIEPKKKRCIQKMFVFSESKINALKALVVAESYVQNPTRNEVVSALLYKCAASSSTTNLGRSQLVLPLNLRSQASLQPPLPPTTIGNILTIFSTPIYENYERDLRLSKLVTNIRKSKHDLSTKNNIQENMFVKEMLDAYRTGKLPFQQRDCDVYMITSILAFEFEKLDFGLGKPARASKGSSPSSNTFILMNTPDDHDRGVEAFVNLNEEDMFVFINDKDLQFATPF from the exons ATGTATGCTATTGATAGTTATAGAAAATATCGAAAGGAGCAGAATGTCAAGAAGGAGGAGCAGAATGTCAAGTTGAAAGTATTAAGAGAGGTAAATCAACAACGTGAAGATCGCATTTTGACAGAAAGGGAAAGTTGTTTCCCCCTCCATCCATACATGTATTCCACTCCGCTTCGCGGGACACTTTtggaagaggaagagaaag GAACTCTAAAAGACAATGTCACTATTGAATGTGATGATCATGGTGCTGAGTTCTTCAAAGTTGAAATCAACTCATCCATGAACGAAGTTATTCATAACCCGGATTTGACATTCCCTCATGGTTTATCTTGGTGGCATTCGTCGTTAACTACATCTGGTGCCTTAATTGTTGCACAATTAAGTCATTTCGAGTGTGGAGGAATCGCGCTTAGGCTTTGCATGTCTCACAAG GTGGGAGATGCATGTAGCGCTTACTACTTCTTGAGGGATTGGGCTGAGTTAACTCGAGATCCAAAATTAACATTATCTCCTCCATACTTTGCTAAGGATTCACTAATGCCATCACCATTTGATGGTCCTCTGCTTTCCCATGTTATTgagccaaaaaagaaaagatgtaTTCAAAAGATGTTTGTTTTCTCTGAATCCAAGATAAACGCGCTTAAAGCCTTGGTTGTTGCAGAATCCTACGTGCAAAACCCAACGAGGAACGAGGTCGTGAGTGCCCTCCTCTACAAATGTGCCGCTTCTTCTTCTACAACCAATTTAGGGCGATCTCAGTTAGTCCTACCCTTAAACTTGCGAAGTCAGGCAAGTTTACAACCACCACTACCACCAACCACCATAGGAAATATTCTCACTATCTTTTCCACACCAATATATGAAAACTACGAACGAGACCTCAGATTGTCAAAATTAGTAACCAATATAAGAAAGTCCAAACACGACCTCTCCACCAAAAAcaatatacaagaaaatatgTTTGTTAAAGAGATGTTGGATGCATATAGAACAGGTAAATTGCCATTCCAACAAAGGGATTGTGATGTTTATATGATTACTAGTATATTAGCATTCGAATTCGAAAAATTAGATTTTGGACTTGGGAAGCCTGCTAGAGCAAGCAAAGGAAGTAGTCCATCTAGCAATACTTTTATCTTAATGAATACACCAGATGATCATGACAGAGGAGTTGAAGCCTTTGTAAATTTGAATGAAGAAGATATGTTTGTTTTCATCAATGACAAAGACCTCCAATTTGCTACTCCATTTTAG